The DNA sequence CATTGTCAGTTCTAGATCTCGCACCAGTGGCGACTGGACAGACAGCAGCAGACGCATTCAGAAACACTCTGGAACTTGCGCGCAGCGCTGAACGATGGGGATACAAACGCTACTGGTTGGCCGAACATCATAATCTTCCGGGAATAGCCAGTTCTGCCACTTCCGTATTGATTGGCTATGTAGCAGCCGGTACCTCCAGAATTCGTGTGGGCTCCGGTGGCATAATGTTGCCCAATCATGCCCCGCTCGTTATAGCAGAACAGTTCGGAACGCTTGAATCACTCTATCCAGGAAGGATAGATCTCGGATTAGGTCGTGCGCCGGGCACTGATTCGATCACTTCTTACGCATTGCGCAGAGGACTGACATCGGACGGGCACGATTTCCCGGAACTACTGGCAGAGTTGCAACGCTATTTAACGGCATCCGACCGCGACTTAAAGGTGCATGCGTATCCTGGGTCAGGTCTTAATATACCGATCTGGTTACTTGGCTCCAGCACTTTCAGTGCCAGATTGGCAGCGGATCTCGGTTTGCCTTTCTCTTTCGCCAGTCATTTTGCGCCTGATGAGCTTGATCAGGCTCTAAAACTTTATCGCAGCAAATTTAAACCATCTGCGCATCTGGAACGACCGTACGTTATGGTCGGAGTGCCCGTTATAGCGGCTGATACAGACGCACTTGCATCGAAACTTGCAACTACGACTTCTCAGAAATTTCTGGGACTGGTCAGACGACAGCCAGTTCAAGCAAAACCTCCCGTTGATAACATTGACGAGATCTGGAACGAATATGAGAAAGCTGCCGTGCTGAGTCGCATGGCTATTGCTGCGATCGGCGGGCCGGATACCGTTGCGCGAAAGTTGGGCCAGCTTTTGGAGAGAACAAGGGCAGATGAATTGATAGTCGTCTCAGATTTCTTCGACTTTCAAGATCGCCTACGTTCGTACGAGATACTCTCGAACCTGTGCGGCGCTGCAAAAAGTGCTCAACTGCCGACAATCAACGGCGTGCTTTAATCAGAGAGTTGCCGCTTGCAGCATTCAAGATACTATCTAATAGACCCGGGAACTTAGTTTCCAATTCCTTCCGACGCAGACTAGTCAGGTGTTCACGCCCGTTCACCTTAGTGTTTATCAATCCTGATTCACGCAGCACACGAAAATGATGTGTCATTGTGGACTTCCCCTTTGGCTGCGTACAGCTGAATTGTCCGCAGGTCATCTCACCGTTCTGATCCAACTGCTGAACTACTGAAAGCCGGACGGAATCACTCAGTGCATAGAGCACATTCTCCAGATGTATGTCTTTGAGTGAAGGATGGAAAAACGTCTTCATTGTCGACGGGGCCTTGGTCCAGAGAAATTCAAGTCGGTTCTACAGATGTAGAACTATCTTACTATTTTCGAGCTCGAACAAAAATTGCCAGCTCCTACTAGACTAAATTTGAAGCAGGCGTACCATTTCATCTCATCGACGATGACACAGTAATAATCAAAACGCTGCTGTGCACCACAAATCGGCAGTGTAAAATGCACTGATGACCCAAGTTGGAATTAAATTATCAATGACAAAGATCTGTTTTGCGAAGTTGACCGGAGCTCTGCTGGCCGCTGTCAGCCTGGCTGCAAGTGCACTTAGCGCATTCGCCATCGAAAGCACCATGCCAACCGACAAATATCCAGATGTGGTCAAACCAGAACTGGCGGCTAAATACAAATACACAGAAGACGGTGAATTCAGCCAGAAAATTGGAATTCCAACTTACGAATGGATGCCTGCGGAAGGACCTCCGAAAGCTGTGATTGTAGGGGTGCACGGTCTCACTCTGCATGGGCGAAGATTCAGAGTGCTGGCACGAGCACTGGCAATCAACAATATCGGCTTCGTGTCGTTCGACATGAGAGGATTTGGCAGGTGCAATTTCGAGAATAAATGGAGCACCACCAAAAACGACAGATCGAAAGTACATCTGGAAAAAAGTTACGAAGACCTCGAACAGCTGACAACTCTGGTGAAGGAACGATATCCCGATGCGAAAATAGTACTGCTCGGCGAAAGTCTCGGTTGCACCTTTTGCGTTCGATTAGCGGGCGAACACCCGGACTTGGTTTACGGCATAGTACTCTCCGCACCAGCAGTGAAAGTCAATGCAGACATGATCGTCGGTGCGGGAAATCTCAAACGTGGCATAAAAGCAGCCGTTTCACCACACCATGAAATGGACTTGAATCCATTCATTCGCAACCTTGTGTCCGGTCGCAAACAAGTCACTGCAGAGATGCTCGACGATCCGCTGATAACAAAAAAATTGACACTGGGGGCGCTGCTATCAACAGACGCATTTGTGGACCATACGGCGAAGTGGGGCAAAAAGACTTCAGACAAATTGCCGGTCTTGATCATTCAGGGTAGTCGTGACGAATGCGTCTCGCCTAAACACGTGACGGACTTGATGGCCAACATGCCTTCTGTAGACCAGACCCTGTCCTGGAAAGGACAGTTTGGTCATCTTCAGCTGGAAACACAATATCTCCGCACTGAAGTTCTAGAAGCTCTCGTCGACTGGATGTATGACCACGGAGCGGAAAATCAGATCCAGGTAGCAAATTTCGCCCAGAGCATCAACGATCTGGGCGGATCAGTGGTGCGCTACTCGGCACCAAATACGGTTGCTGACGACAAGTAATTGCGTGCGCCGAACTTCAACAGGTTGAGCAAGCCGGCAAATATTTTGCCAGGCGCTTGTTTTCGGGCTAGCAACCAGAAAAAAAGTCAGGCATAATACTACGAGTCTTCTGCTAAACCGAGCCTAATG is a window from the Candidatus Melainabacteria bacterium genome containing:
- a CDS encoding alpha/beta fold hydrolase: MTQVGIKLSMTKICFAKLTGALLAAVSLAASALSAFAIESTMPTDKYPDVVKPELAAKYKYTEDGEFSQKIGIPTYEWMPAEGPPKAVIVGVHGLTLHGRRFRVLARALAINNIGFVSFDMRGFGRCNFENKWSTTKNDRSKVHLEKSYEDLEQLTTLVKERYPDAKIVLLGESLGCTFCVRLAGEHPDLVYGIVLSAPAVKVNADMIVGAGNLKRGIKAAVSPHHEMDLNPFIRNLVSGRKQVTAEMLDDPLITKKLTLGALLSTDAFVDHTAKWGKKTSDKLPVLIIQGSRDECVSPKHVTDLMANMPSVDQTLSWKGQFGHLQLETQYLRTEVLEALVDWMYDHGAENQIQVANFAQSINDLGGSVVRYSAPNTVADDK
- a CDS encoding LLM class flavin-dependent oxidoreductase; its protein translation is MSDLSDISLSVLDLAPVATGQTAADAFRNTLELARSAERWGYKRYWLAEHHNLPGIASSATSVLIGYVAAGTSRIRVGSGGIMLPNHAPLVIAEQFGTLESLYPGRIDLGLGRAPGTDSITSYALRRGLTSDGHDFPELLAELQRYLTASDRDLKVHAYPGSGLNIPIWLLGSSTFSARLAADLGLPFSFASHFAPDELDQALKLYRSKFKPSAHLERPYVMVGVPVIAADTDALASKLATTTSQKFLGLVRRQPVQAKPPVDNIDEIWNEYEKAAVLSRMAIAAIGGPDTVARKLGQLLERTRADELIVVSDFFDFQDRLRSYEILSNLCGAAKSAQLPTINGVL
- a CDS encoding transcriptional regulator, whose protein sequence is MKTFFHPSLKDIHLENVLYALSDSVRLSVVQQLDQNGEMTCGQFSCTQPKGKSTMTHHFRVLRESGLINTKVNGREHLTSLRRKELETKFPGLLDSILNAASGNSLIKARR